The proteins below are encoded in one region of Archocentrus centrarchus isolate MPI-CPG fArcCen1 chromosome 13, fArcCen1, whole genome shotgun sequence:
- the agfg1a gene encoding arf-GAP domain and FG repeat-containing protein 1a isoform X5, whose amino-acid sequence MAASAKRKQEEKHLKMLREMTSLPPNRKCFDCDQRGPTYANMTVGSFVCTSCSGILRGLNPPHRVKSISMTTFTQQEIEFLQKHGNEVCKQIWLGLYDDRTSSVPDFREPQKVKEFLQDKYEKKRWYVPPEQAKVVASVHASISGSSNSSTSSTPEVRPLKSLLGESAPSLHLNKHTPPNQSPVVSRGQTHQQQLHDKKYDLLSDLGGDIFAAPPNINAGASSSFANFAHFNSHTMPPNIKGDAAFADFDTFGNTSGSTGGFPSAPQAPFQPSNTAFTVLSSSRSMGEFVTALPRQCSHRGSIPGGVSSAAAAAAAAAAAAGVGGLPQKQAAGGDRYAALAELDTVFSSSAPATSVYNTTSTSQGSVFGSETRVSAAQTQQAVPGMAQGFGAAQSTNPFVAAGVAPAAAPTNPFQCNGRAATVAAAAAPFGTGSMSMPAGFGNSAAYNLPTSFSGTFQQPFPGQAPFPPQPPAYPQQPNGGGFPAFGQAKSVATPFGQAMAGPMVSSNPFLGAGPPAQYPAGGSSTNPFL is encoded by the exons ATGGCGGCGAGTGCGAAGCGAAAACAGGAGGAGAAACACCTGAAGATGCTGAGAGAAATGACGAGTTTGCCTCCCAACAGAAAGTGCTTTGACTGCGACCAGCGAGGCCCAACCTATGCCAACATGACCGTGGGTTCCTTCGTATGTACCTCCTGCTCTGGCATCCT GCGAGGACTGAATCCACCCCACAGAGTCAAGTCCATCTCCATGACAACCTTCACGCAACAGGAAATCGAGTTCTTACAGAAACATGGCAATGAG GTTTGTAAACAGATCTGGCTTGGTCTTTATGATGATAGAACCTCTTCAGTACCGGACTTCAGAGAACCACAGAAAGTCAAGGAGTTCCTACAAGATAAATATGAGAAAAAGAGATG GTACGTGCCTCCCGAGCAGGCCAAGGTAGTGGCATCAGTCCATGCTTCCATATCTGGCTCCTCaaacagcagcaccagcagcacccCAGAGGTTCGACCCCTCAAATCCCTGCTGGGGGAGTCAGCTCCCTCTCTACACCTCAACAAGCACACCCCACCAAATCAG TCTCCTGTGGTGAGCCGTGGACAAacccatcagcagcagctccatgaCAAGAAATACGACCTCCTCAGTGACTTGGGTGGAGACATCTTTGCTGCCCCGCCCAACATAAATGCAGGAGCCAGCTCCAGTTTTGCTAACTTTGCACATTTCAACAGCCACACAA TGCCACCGAATATCAAAGGAGATGCAGCCTTTGCTGATTTTGACACATTCGGGAACACTTCTGGGTCGACAGGTGGTTTTCCCTCTGCACCCCAGGCCCCATTTCAGCCCTCAAATACAG CATTCACTGTGCTCTCATCCAGCCGCAGTATGGGTGAGTTTGTCACTGCTCTACCTCGCCAATGTTCACACA GAGGTAGTATTCCTGGTGGGGTGAGCTCAGCCGCAGcagccgcagcagcagcagcagcagcagcaggagtggGTGGTTTGCCTCAGAAGCAGGCAGCAGGTGGGGACCGCTATGCTGCTCTAGCAGAGCTAGATACGGTCTTCAGCTCCTCAGCACCTGCCACCAGTGTTTACAACACCACTAGCACCTCACAAGG GAGTGTTTTTGGCTCAGAGACTAGGGtgtcagcagcacaaacacagcaggccGTGCCTGGCATGGCTCAGGGTTTTGGAG CAGCACAGTCAACTAATCCGTTTGTAGCTGCTGGCGTTGCcccagcagcagctccaaccAACCCATTCCAGTGCAATGGCCGAGCAGCAACtgttgcagctgcagcag CACCATTTGGCACAGGCTCCATGAGTATGCCAGCTGGATTTGGGAATTCTGCAGCCTACAACCTCCCCACCAGTTTTAGTGGAACATTCCAGCAACCCTTTCCTGGTCAGGCTCCCTtcccccctcagcctcctgcatATCCCCAACAACCCAATG
- the agfg1a gene encoding arf-GAP domain and FG repeat-containing protein 1a isoform X2, with the protein MAASAKRKQEEKHLKMLREMTSLPPNRKCFDCDQRGPTYANMTVGSFVCTSCSGILRGLNPPHRVKSISMTTFTQQEIEFLQKHGNEVCKQIWLGLYDDRTSSVPDFREPQKVKEFLQDKYEKKRWYVPPEQAKVVASVHASISGSSNSSTSSTPEVRPLKSLLGESAPSLHLNKHTPPNQSPVVSRGQTHQQQLHDKKYDLLSDLGGDIFAAPPNINAGASSSFANFAHFNSHTMPPNIKGDAAFADFDTFGNTSGSTGGFPSAPQAPFQPSNTAFTVLSSSRSMGEFVTALPRQCSHSSASGGLANASFANFDNFPKSCSADFGSFSSSSQSNSTGAGRDVVQSTNVSADKYAALADLDNMFSSAKTEQGGSIPGGVSSAAAAAAAAAAAAGVGGLPQKQAAGGDRYAALAELDTVFSSSAPATSVYNTTSTSQGSVFGSETRVSAAQTQQAVPGMAQGFGAQSTNPFVAAGVAPAAAPTNPFQCNGRAATVAAAAAPFGTGSMSMPAGFGNSAAYNLPTSFSGTFQQPFPGQAPFPPQPPAYPQQPNGGGFPAFGQAKSVATPFGQAMAGPMVSSNPFLGAGPPAQYPAGGSSTNPFL; encoded by the exons ATGGCGGCGAGTGCGAAGCGAAAACAGGAGGAGAAACACCTGAAGATGCTGAGAGAAATGACGAGTTTGCCTCCCAACAGAAAGTGCTTTGACTGCGACCAGCGAGGCCCAACCTATGCCAACATGACCGTGGGTTCCTTCGTATGTACCTCCTGCTCTGGCATCCT GCGAGGACTGAATCCACCCCACAGAGTCAAGTCCATCTCCATGACAACCTTCACGCAACAGGAAATCGAGTTCTTACAGAAACATGGCAATGAG GTTTGTAAACAGATCTGGCTTGGTCTTTATGATGATAGAACCTCTTCAGTACCGGACTTCAGAGAACCACAGAAAGTCAAGGAGTTCCTACAAGATAAATATGAGAAAAAGAGATG GTACGTGCCTCCCGAGCAGGCCAAGGTAGTGGCATCAGTCCATGCTTCCATATCTGGCTCCTCaaacagcagcaccagcagcacccCAGAGGTTCGACCCCTCAAATCCCTGCTGGGGGAGTCAGCTCCCTCTCTACACCTCAACAAGCACACCCCACCAAATCAG TCTCCTGTGGTGAGCCGTGGACAAacccatcagcagcagctccatgaCAAGAAATACGACCTCCTCAGTGACTTGGGTGGAGACATCTTTGCTGCCCCGCCCAACATAAATGCAGGAGCCAGCTCCAGTTTTGCTAACTTTGCACATTTCAACAGCCACACAA TGCCACCGAATATCAAAGGAGATGCAGCCTTTGCTGATTTTGACACATTCGGGAACACTTCTGGGTCGACAGGTGGTTTTCCCTCTGCACCCCAGGCCCCATTTCAGCCCTCAAATACAG CATTCACTGTGCTCTCATCCAGCCGCAGTATGGGTGAGTTTGTCACTGCTCTACCTCGCCAATGTTCACACA GTAGCGCCTCAGGGGGACTAGCAAATGCCAGTTTTGCAAATTTTGACAACTTCCCCAAATCGTGTAGTGCTGACTTTGGATCCTTCAGTTCCTCCTCCCAGAGTAACTCCACAGGAGCTGGCAGAGACGTTGTACAGAGTACTAACGTTTCTGCCGATAAATACGCAGCCCTGGCTGACCTGGATAACATGTTTAGCTCTGCCAAAACAGAGCAAG GAGGTAGTATTCCTGGTGGGGTGAGCTCAGCCGCAGcagccgcagcagcagcagcagcagcagcaggagtggGTGGTTTGCCTCAGAAGCAGGCAGCAGGTGGGGACCGCTATGCTGCTCTAGCAGAGCTAGATACGGTCTTCAGCTCCTCAGCACCTGCCACCAGTGTTTACAACACCACTAGCACCTCACAAGG GAGTGTTTTTGGCTCAGAGACTAGGGtgtcagcagcacaaacacagcaggccGTGCCTGGCATGGCTCAGGGTTTTGGAG CACAGTCAACTAATCCGTTTGTAGCTGCTGGCGTTGCcccagcagcagctccaaccAACCCATTCCAGTGCAATGGCCGAGCAGCAACtgttgcagctgcagcag CACCATTTGGCACAGGCTCCATGAGTATGCCAGCTGGATTTGGGAATTCTGCAGCCTACAACCTCCCCACCAGTTTTAGTGGAACATTCCAGCAACCCTTTCCTGGTCAGGCTCCCTtcccccctcagcctcctgcatATCCCCAACAACCCAATG
- the mrpl44 gene encoding large ribosomal subunit protein mL44 — protein MASGYLLNRGVLTLGIHCQRVCRNISLSQVREKKRWMKAYTYLMAKKLKLEGPPPPKPRSQKPHWDYHAEVQAFNHRLHENFSLELLKTAFINPCYLQVEQERRKGLGVDSETTSLALKDNVELSKNGSAFTENFLTDWFRASFPSLPASGVESIVGHLTSPAVVTYVARNLGIEDLTMSAEFPVPDDVLHSTFMAVIGALRESSEAERTALFLRDFLVTQLIGKDLFDIWTVVNPMGLLVEELTKRKIPLPEPRLIRSAGASTVLPLYFVGLYSDKKLLAQGPGETLAAAEEEAARVALRKLYGYTENRRPFEFSPQQQHQQPLIQSVSSN, from the exons ATGGCGTCAGGGTACTTGCTAAATCGTGGCGTGCTAACATTAGGGATTCATTGCCAGCGTGTGTGCAGAAATATTTCATTATCACAGGTTAGAGAGAAAAAGCGATGGATGAAAGCGTACACgtacctcatggcaaagaagtTGAAGCTGGAAGGACCTCCACCTCCGAAACCCCG GTCCCAGAAGCCTCACTGGGACTACCATGCAGAAGTTCAAGCTTTCAACCATCGCCTCCATGAGAACTTCTCTCTTGAACTTCTGAAAACAGCCTTCATCAATCCCTGTTACCTGCAGGTGGAGCAAGAGCGGAGAAAGGGGTTGGGTGTGGACTCTGAGACCACCAGTCTAGCTCTAAAAGATAATGTTGAGCTGAGTAAAAACGGGTCGGCTTTCACCGAAAACTTCCTGACCGACTGGTTCAGGGCAAGCTTCCCGAGCCTGCCAGCCAGTGGGGTGGAAAGTATTGTAGGGCACCTCACCAGTCCAGCAGTCGTCACTTATGTAGCCAGAAATCTGGGCATTGAAGACCTAACAATGAGTGCAGAATTCCCTGTTCCAGATGATGTGCTCCATTCTACTTTCATGGCAGTGATCGGAGCTCTGCGGGAAAGCAGTGAAGCAGAGCGAACTGCATTATTTCTCAGG GATTTTCTGGTGACTCAGCTGATAGGAAAGGACCTCTTTGATATTTGGACTGTGGTCAACCCCATGGGACTATTGGTGGAAGAGCTTACTAAGAGGAAAATTCCTCTGCCAGAGCCTCGTCTCATCAGGTCTGCTGGAGCCAGTACAGTCTTGCCATTGTACTTTGTTGGCTTGTACAG TGACAAGAAGCTACTGGCTCAGGGTCCAGGAGAGACGCTTGCAGCAGCGGAGGAAGAAGCAGCTCGTGTGGCCCTCCGGAAACTTTATGGCTACACTGAGAACCGCAGACCTTTTGAATTCTCTCCacaacagcagcatcagcagccaTTAATTCAGTCAGTCAGCAGCAATTAA
- the agfg1a gene encoding arf-GAP domain and FG repeat-containing protein 1a isoform X1 produces the protein MAASAKRKQEEKHLKMLREMTSLPPNRKCFDCDQRGPTYANMTVGSFVCTSCSGILRGLNPPHRVKSISMTTFTQQEIEFLQKHGNEVCKQIWLGLYDDRTSSVPDFREPQKVKEFLQDKYEKKRWYVPPEQAKVVASVHASISGSSNSSTSSTPEVRPLKSLLGESAPSLHLNKHTPPNQSPVVSRGQTHQQQLHDKKYDLLSDLGGDIFAAPPNINAGASSSFANFAHFNSHTMPPNIKGDAAFADFDTFGNTSGSTGGFPSAPQAPFQPSNTAFTVLSSSRSMGEFVTALPRQCSHSSASGGLANASFANFDNFPKSCSADFGSFSSSSQSNSTGAGRDVVQSTNVSADKYAALADLDNMFSSAKTEQGGSIPGGVSSAAAAAAAAAAAAGVGGLPQKQAAGGDRYAALAELDTVFSSSAPATSVYNTTSTSQGSVFGSETRVSAAQTQQAVPGMAQGFGAAQSTNPFVAAGVAPAAAPTNPFQCNGRAATVAAAAAPFGTGSMSMPAGFGNSAAYNLPTSFSGTFQQPFPGQAPFPPQPPAYPQQPNGGGFPAFGQAKSVATPFGQAMAGPMVSSNPFLGAGPPAQYPAGGSSTNPFL, from the exons ATGGCGGCGAGTGCGAAGCGAAAACAGGAGGAGAAACACCTGAAGATGCTGAGAGAAATGACGAGTTTGCCTCCCAACAGAAAGTGCTTTGACTGCGACCAGCGAGGCCCAACCTATGCCAACATGACCGTGGGTTCCTTCGTATGTACCTCCTGCTCTGGCATCCT GCGAGGACTGAATCCACCCCACAGAGTCAAGTCCATCTCCATGACAACCTTCACGCAACAGGAAATCGAGTTCTTACAGAAACATGGCAATGAG GTTTGTAAACAGATCTGGCTTGGTCTTTATGATGATAGAACCTCTTCAGTACCGGACTTCAGAGAACCACAGAAAGTCAAGGAGTTCCTACAAGATAAATATGAGAAAAAGAGATG GTACGTGCCTCCCGAGCAGGCCAAGGTAGTGGCATCAGTCCATGCTTCCATATCTGGCTCCTCaaacagcagcaccagcagcacccCAGAGGTTCGACCCCTCAAATCCCTGCTGGGGGAGTCAGCTCCCTCTCTACACCTCAACAAGCACACCCCACCAAATCAG TCTCCTGTGGTGAGCCGTGGACAAacccatcagcagcagctccatgaCAAGAAATACGACCTCCTCAGTGACTTGGGTGGAGACATCTTTGCTGCCCCGCCCAACATAAATGCAGGAGCCAGCTCCAGTTTTGCTAACTTTGCACATTTCAACAGCCACACAA TGCCACCGAATATCAAAGGAGATGCAGCCTTTGCTGATTTTGACACATTCGGGAACACTTCTGGGTCGACAGGTGGTTTTCCCTCTGCACCCCAGGCCCCATTTCAGCCCTCAAATACAG CATTCACTGTGCTCTCATCCAGCCGCAGTATGGGTGAGTTTGTCACTGCTCTACCTCGCCAATGTTCACACA GTAGCGCCTCAGGGGGACTAGCAAATGCCAGTTTTGCAAATTTTGACAACTTCCCCAAATCGTGTAGTGCTGACTTTGGATCCTTCAGTTCCTCCTCCCAGAGTAACTCCACAGGAGCTGGCAGAGACGTTGTACAGAGTACTAACGTTTCTGCCGATAAATACGCAGCCCTGGCTGACCTGGATAACATGTTTAGCTCTGCCAAAACAGAGCAAG GAGGTAGTATTCCTGGTGGGGTGAGCTCAGCCGCAGcagccgcagcagcagcagcagcagcagcaggagtggGTGGTTTGCCTCAGAAGCAGGCAGCAGGTGGGGACCGCTATGCTGCTCTAGCAGAGCTAGATACGGTCTTCAGCTCCTCAGCACCTGCCACCAGTGTTTACAACACCACTAGCACCTCACAAGG GAGTGTTTTTGGCTCAGAGACTAGGGtgtcagcagcacaaacacagcaggccGTGCCTGGCATGGCTCAGGGTTTTGGAG CAGCACAGTCAACTAATCCGTTTGTAGCTGCTGGCGTTGCcccagcagcagctccaaccAACCCATTCCAGTGCAATGGCCGAGCAGCAACtgttgcagctgcagcag CACCATTTGGCACAGGCTCCATGAGTATGCCAGCTGGATTTGGGAATTCTGCAGCCTACAACCTCCCCACCAGTTTTAGTGGAACATTCCAGCAACCCTTTCCTGGTCAGGCTCCCTtcccccctcagcctcctgcatATCCCCAACAACCCAATG
- the agfg1a gene encoding arf-GAP domain and FG repeat-containing protein 1a isoform X4 produces the protein MAASAKRKQEEKHLKMLREMTSLPPNRKCFDCDQRGPTYANMTVGSFVCTSCSGILRGLNPPHRVKSISMTTFTQQEIEFLQKHGNEVCKQIWLGLYDDRTSSVPDFREPQKVKEFLQDKYEKKRWYVPPEQAKVVASVHASISGSSNSSTSSTPEVRPLKSLLGESAPSLHLNKHTPPNQSPVVSRGQTHQQQLHDKKYDLLSDLGGDIFAAPPNINAGASSSFANFAHFNSHTMPPNIKGDAAFADFDTFGNTSGSTGGFPSAPQAPFQPSNTGSASGGLANASFANFDNFPKSCSADFGSFSSSSQSNSTGAGRDVVQSTNVSADKYAALADLDNMFSSAKTEQGGSIPGGVSSAAAAAAAAAAAAGVGGLPQKQAAGGDRYAALAELDTVFSSSAPATSVYNTTSTSQGSVFGSETRVSAAQTQQAVPGMAQGFGAAQSTNPFVAAGVAPAAAPTNPFQCNGRAATVAAAAAPFGTGSMSMPAGFGNSAAYNLPTSFSGTFQQPFPGQAPFPPQPPAYPQQPNGGGFPAFGQAKSVATPFGQAMAGPMVSSNPFLGAGPPAQYPAGGSSTNPFL, from the exons ATGGCGGCGAGTGCGAAGCGAAAACAGGAGGAGAAACACCTGAAGATGCTGAGAGAAATGACGAGTTTGCCTCCCAACAGAAAGTGCTTTGACTGCGACCAGCGAGGCCCAACCTATGCCAACATGACCGTGGGTTCCTTCGTATGTACCTCCTGCTCTGGCATCCT GCGAGGACTGAATCCACCCCACAGAGTCAAGTCCATCTCCATGACAACCTTCACGCAACAGGAAATCGAGTTCTTACAGAAACATGGCAATGAG GTTTGTAAACAGATCTGGCTTGGTCTTTATGATGATAGAACCTCTTCAGTACCGGACTTCAGAGAACCACAGAAAGTCAAGGAGTTCCTACAAGATAAATATGAGAAAAAGAGATG GTACGTGCCTCCCGAGCAGGCCAAGGTAGTGGCATCAGTCCATGCTTCCATATCTGGCTCCTCaaacagcagcaccagcagcacccCAGAGGTTCGACCCCTCAAATCCCTGCTGGGGGAGTCAGCTCCCTCTCTACACCTCAACAAGCACACCCCACCAAATCAG TCTCCTGTGGTGAGCCGTGGACAAacccatcagcagcagctccatgaCAAGAAATACGACCTCCTCAGTGACTTGGGTGGAGACATCTTTGCTGCCCCGCCCAACATAAATGCAGGAGCCAGCTCCAGTTTTGCTAACTTTGCACATTTCAACAGCCACACAA TGCCACCGAATATCAAAGGAGATGCAGCCTTTGCTGATTTTGACACATTCGGGAACACTTCTGGGTCGACAGGTGGTTTTCCCTCTGCACCCCAGGCCCCATTTCAGCCCTCAAATACAG GTAGCGCCTCAGGGGGACTAGCAAATGCCAGTTTTGCAAATTTTGACAACTTCCCCAAATCGTGTAGTGCTGACTTTGGATCCTTCAGTTCCTCCTCCCAGAGTAACTCCACAGGAGCTGGCAGAGACGTTGTACAGAGTACTAACGTTTCTGCCGATAAATACGCAGCCCTGGCTGACCTGGATAACATGTTTAGCTCTGCCAAAACAGAGCAAG GAGGTAGTATTCCTGGTGGGGTGAGCTCAGCCGCAGcagccgcagcagcagcagcagcagcagcaggagtggGTGGTTTGCCTCAGAAGCAGGCAGCAGGTGGGGACCGCTATGCTGCTCTAGCAGAGCTAGATACGGTCTTCAGCTCCTCAGCACCTGCCACCAGTGTTTACAACACCACTAGCACCTCACAAGG GAGTGTTTTTGGCTCAGAGACTAGGGtgtcagcagcacaaacacagcaggccGTGCCTGGCATGGCTCAGGGTTTTGGAG CAGCACAGTCAACTAATCCGTTTGTAGCTGCTGGCGTTGCcccagcagcagctccaaccAACCCATTCCAGTGCAATGGCCGAGCAGCAACtgttgcagctgcagcag CACCATTTGGCACAGGCTCCATGAGTATGCCAGCTGGATTTGGGAATTCTGCAGCCTACAACCTCCCCACCAGTTTTAGTGGAACATTCCAGCAACCCTTTCCTGGTCAGGCTCCCTtcccccctcagcctcctgcatATCCCCAACAACCCAATG
- the agfg1a gene encoding arf-GAP domain and FG repeat-containing protein 1a isoform X3, with the protein MAASAKRKQEEKHLKMLREMTSLPPNRKCFDCDQRGPTYANMTVGSFVCTSCSGILRGLNPPHRVKSISMTTFTQQEIEFLQKHGNEVCKQIWLGLYDDRTSSVPDFREPQKVKEFLQDKYEKKRWYVPPEQAKVVASVHASISGSSNSSTSSTPEVRPLKSLLGESAPSLHLNKHTPPNQSPVVSRGQTHQQQLHDKKYDLLSDLGGDIFAAPPNINAGASSSFANFAHFNSHTMPPNIKGDAAFADFDTFGNTSGSTGGFPSAPQAPFQPSNTAFTVLSSSRSMGSASGGLANASFANFDNFPKSCSADFGSFSSSSQSNSTGAGRDVVQSTNVSADKYAALADLDNMFSSAKTEQGGSIPGGVSSAAAAAAAAAAAAGVGGLPQKQAAGGDRYAALAELDTVFSSSAPATSVYNTTSTSQGSVFGSETRVSAAQTQQAVPGMAQGFGAAQSTNPFVAAGVAPAAAPTNPFQCNGRAATVAAAAAPFGTGSMSMPAGFGNSAAYNLPTSFSGTFQQPFPGQAPFPPQPPAYPQQPNGGGFPAFGQAKSVATPFGQAMAGPMVSSNPFLGAGPPAQYPAGGSSTNPFL; encoded by the exons ATGGCGGCGAGTGCGAAGCGAAAACAGGAGGAGAAACACCTGAAGATGCTGAGAGAAATGACGAGTTTGCCTCCCAACAGAAAGTGCTTTGACTGCGACCAGCGAGGCCCAACCTATGCCAACATGACCGTGGGTTCCTTCGTATGTACCTCCTGCTCTGGCATCCT GCGAGGACTGAATCCACCCCACAGAGTCAAGTCCATCTCCATGACAACCTTCACGCAACAGGAAATCGAGTTCTTACAGAAACATGGCAATGAG GTTTGTAAACAGATCTGGCTTGGTCTTTATGATGATAGAACCTCTTCAGTACCGGACTTCAGAGAACCACAGAAAGTCAAGGAGTTCCTACAAGATAAATATGAGAAAAAGAGATG GTACGTGCCTCCCGAGCAGGCCAAGGTAGTGGCATCAGTCCATGCTTCCATATCTGGCTCCTCaaacagcagcaccagcagcacccCAGAGGTTCGACCCCTCAAATCCCTGCTGGGGGAGTCAGCTCCCTCTCTACACCTCAACAAGCACACCCCACCAAATCAG TCTCCTGTGGTGAGCCGTGGACAAacccatcagcagcagctccatgaCAAGAAATACGACCTCCTCAGTGACTTGGGTGGAGACATCTTTGCTGCCCCGCCCAACATAAATGCAGGAGCCAGCTCCAGTTTTGCTAACTTTGCACATTTCAACAGCCACACAA TGCCACCGAATATCAAAGGAGATGCAGCCTTTGCTGATTTTGACACATTCGGGAACACTTCTGGGTCGACAGGTGGTTTTCCCTCTGCACCCCAGGCCCCATTTCAGCCCTCAAATACAG CATTCACTGTGCTCTCATCCAGCCGCAGTATGG GTAGCGCCTCAGGGGGACTAGCAAATGCCAGTTTTGCAAATTTTGACAACTTCCCCAAATCGTGTAGTGCTGACTTTGGATCCTTCAGTTCCTCCTCCCAGAGTAACTCCACAGGAGCTGGCAGAGACGTTGTACAGAGTACTAACGTTTCTGCCGATAAATACGCAGCCCTGGCTGACCTGGATAACATGTTTAGCTCTGCCAAAACAGAGCAAG GAGGTAGTATTCCTGGTGGGGTGAGCTCAGCCGCAGcagccgcagcagcagcagcagcagcagcaggagtggGTGGTTTGCCTCAGAAGCAGGCAGCAGGTGGGGACCGCTATGCTGCTCTAGCAGAGCTAGATACGGTCTTCAGCTCCTCAGCACCTGCCACCAGTGTTTACAACACCACTAGCACCTCACAAGG GAGTGTTTTTGGCTCAGAGACTAGGGtgtcagcagcacaaacacagcaggccGTGCCTGGCATGGCTCAGGGTTTTGGAG CAGCACAGTCAACTAATCCGTTTGTAGCTGCTGGCGTTGCcccagcagcagctccaaccAACCCATTCCAGTGCAATGGCCGAGCAGCAACtgttgcagctgcagcag CACCATTTGGCACAGGCTCCATGAGTATGCCAGCTGGATTTGGGAATTCTGCAGCCTACAACCTCCCCACCAGTTTTAGTGGAACATTCCAGCAACCCTTTCCTGGTCAGGCTCCCTtcccccctcagcctcctgcatATCCCCAACAACCCAATG
- the agfg1a gene encoding arf-GAP domain and FG repeat-containing protein 1a isoform X6, whose translation MAASAKRKQEEKHLKMLREMTSLPPNRKCFDCDQRGPTYANMTVGSFVCTSCSGILRGLNPPHRVKSISMTTFTQQEIEFLQKHGNEVCKQIWLGLYDDRTSSVPDFREPQKVKEFLQDKYEKKRWYVPPEQAKVVASVHASISGSSNSSTSSTPEVRPLKSLLGESAPSLHLNKHTPPNQSPVVSRGQTHQQQLHDKKYDLLSDLGGDIFAAPPNINAGASSSFANFAHFNSHTMPPNIKGDAAFADFDTFGNTSGSTGGFPSAPQAPFQPSNTAFTVLSSSRSMGGSIPGGVSSAAAAAAAAAAAAGVGGLPQKQAAGGDRYAALAELDTVFSSSAPATSVYNTTSTSQGSVFGSETRVSAAQTQQAVPGMAQGFGAAQSTNPFVAAGVAPAAAPTNPFQCNGRAATVAAAAAPFGTGSMSMPAGFGNSAAYNLPTSFSGTFQQPFPGQAPFPPQPPAYPQQPNGGGFPAFGQAKSVATPFGQAMAGPMVSSNPFLGAGPPAQYPAGGSSTNPFL comes from the exons ATGGCGGCGAGTGCGAAGCGAAAACAGGAGGAGAAACACCTGAAGATGCTGAGAGAAATGACGAGTTTGCCTCCCAACAGAAAGTGCTTTGACTGCGACCAGCGAGGCCCAACCTATGCCAACATGACCGTGGGTTCCTTCGTATGTACCTCCTGCTCTGGCATCCT GCGAGGACTGAATCCACCCCACAGAGTCAAGTCCATCTCCATGACAACCTTCACGCAACAGGAAATCGAGTTCTTACAGAAACATGGCAATGAG GTTTGTAAACAGATCTGGCTTGGTCTTTATGATGATAGAACCTCTTCAGTACCGGACTTCAGAGAACCACAGAAAGTCAAGGAGTTCCTACAAGATAAATATGAGAAAAAGAGATG GTACGTGCCTCCCGAGCAGGCCAAGGTAGTGGCATCAGTCCATGCTTCCATATCTGGCTCCTCaaacagcagcaccagcagcacccCAGAGGTTCGACCCCTCAAATCCCTGCTGGGGGAGTCAGCTCCCTCTCTACACCTCAACAAGCACACCCCACCAAATCAG TCTCCTGTGGTGAGCCGTGGACAAacccatcagcagcagctccatgaCAAGAAATACGACCTCCTCAGTGACTTGGGTGGAGACATCTTTGCTGCCCCGCCCAACATAAATGCAGGAGCCAGCTCCAGTTTTGCTAACTTTGCACATTTCAACAGCCACACAA TGCCACCGAATATCAAAGGAGATGCAGCCTTTGCTGATTTTGACACATTCGGGAACACTTCTGGGTCGACAGGTGGTTTTCCCTCTGCACCCCAGGCCCCATTTCAGCCCTCAAATACAG CATTCACTGTGCTCTCATCCAGCCGCAGTATGG GAGGTAGTATTCCTGGTGGGGTGAGCTCAGCCGCAGcagccgcagcagcagcagcagcagcagcaggagtggGTGGTTTGCCTCAGAAGCAGGCAGCAGGTGGGGACCGCTATGCTGCTCTAGCAGAGCTAGATACGGTCTTCAGCTCCTCAGCACCTGCCACCAGTGTTTACAACACCACTAGCACCTCACAAGG GAGTGTTTTTGGCTCAGAGACTAGGGtgtcagcagcacaaacacagcaggccGTGCCTGGCATGGCTCAGGGTTTTGGAG CAGCACAGTCAACTAATCCGTTTGTAGCTGCTGGCGTTGCcccagcagcagctccaaccAACCCATTCCAGTGCAATGGCCGAGCAGCAACtgttgcagctgcagcag CACCATTTGGCACAGGCTCCATGAGTATGCCAGCTGGATTTGGGAATTCTGCAGCCTACAACCTCCCCACCAGTTTTAGTGGAACATTCCAGCAACCCTTTCCTGGTCAGGCTCCCTtcccccctcagcctcctgcatATCCCCAACAACCCAATG